TGTCAAGGGTATTGGCGGGAGGTCGGATCATGTCCGTGCGCGCCGGGGGCGGTCGGCCGGGGGCCCGACCGGCTGAGCTTCGGGCGCCGGACCGGTTGAGCGCCCTGCGCCGGACCGCCTCAGCCGAGCAGTCGCGAGGCCATCTCCGCGAGCGGCTCCTCCAGCGCGCGCAGACCGTCGATGTCGTTCGCGACGATCCTGTCGGTGGCCAGTTGCGCCGCGGCGGAGACCACGGCCTCACAGAGGAACCGGGCCTCGTCCGACTCGCGGTGGAAGATCTCCGCGATGGCTTCCGCGTACTGCATGTGCGCGGCCCGGCGCCGCTCGAAGGCCTCGGGGCCCACGGCGTAGACCTCGACGAGGAACAGCCGGGCCAGTGCGGGCTGGTCGGCCACGGCCTGGAGATACTTGCGCAGCAGTTCCCGGAAGATGTCCGCGGGCGGGCGGTCCCAGTCCGTGACGGAGTCCGGCAGCCGGGAGATGAACTGAAGGGCGCTGTCCAGGGCCTGGAGGAAGCAGTCCTCCTTGGAGCGGAACTGCTGGTAGAAGGTCTCGCGTGACACGCCCGCGCGTTTGATGATCGCCGAGACCGGGGTGCCGATGTAGCCCTTCTCGCGCATGGCG
This is a stretch of genomic DNA from Streptomyces sp. NA04227. It encodes these proteins:
- a CDS encoding TetR/AcrR family transcriptional regulator, producing the protein MRTSRDAPPAGPLPSGRHRLSREQVVTSQRNRMMAAMADAMREKGYIGTPVSAIIKRAGVSRETFYQQFRSKEDCFLQALDSALQFISRLPDSVTDWDRPPADIFRELLRKYLQAVADQPALARLFLVEVYAVGPEAFERRRAAHMQYAEAIAEIFHRESDEARFLCEAVVSAAAQLATDRIVANDIDGLRALEEPLAEMASRLLG